A window of the Fulvia fulva chromosome 3, complete sequence genome harbors these coding sequences:
- a CDS encoding putative Xaa-Pro aminopeptidase PEPP, which translates to MTKNTPNMTRNPKPIANPDLPAPPSGRYPAKSHCRRVAQHIAQNGGPTSGLLYLEGQSTKMTEDDDQASHFRQRRHFYYLTGCDLPDCVFAYDIAGDKAVLWIPPIDPEEVMWSGLPTLVEQAQEKYDVDEVRTTEQLKDGGIADSLSESGMTVFVMKDRADLAIFETTRILQAKGPRINGDYLREAIERCRVVKDEHEIAMIRHANIVSSYAHEQVLASVTRASNERELNAVFVMHCHANGCKEMAYGCICASGTAGSTLHYVHNDQPLEGKDNILLDAGCEYNCYCSDITRSFPITKDGKFTKESKEIYDLVHLMQSECFKMIKAGVMWEDVHMKAHIVAAEGLQKLGIFKKELSIEQILESHITTRFFPHGLGHYLGMDTHDCGGNANYADPNPFFAYLRVRGRLPVNSVVTNEPGIYFREYPMRQELKDGKWDAVVDQGVLSRYWRVGGIRLEDDIVVKEDGYENLTTVSSDWKSVQAMVSGSQPDFVPA; encoded by the coding sequence ATGACCAAGAACACACCCAACATGACCCGCAACCCCAAACCCATCGCCAACCCCGACCTGCCAGCGCCTCCATCAGGCAGATACCCAGCCAAATCCCACTGCCGCCGCGTGGCGCAGCACATTGCTCAAAATGGCGGGCCTACATCAGGACTTCTCTACCTCGAAGGCCAATCGACCAAAATGACCGAAGATGACGACCAGGCTTCTCACTTCCGGCAGCGAAGGCACTTTTACTATTTGACGGGATGCGATCTGCCGGATTGCGTTTTCGCCTACGATATTGCTGGCGACAAGGCCGTTTTGTGGATTCCACCTATTGATCCGGAGGAAGTGATGTGGTCTGGTCTGCCGACGTTGGTGGAGCAGGCGCAGGAGAAGTatgatgttgatgaggtCAGGACGACGGAGCAGTTGAAAGATGGTGGGATTGCGGATTCGTTGAGCGAGAGTGGGATGACGGTTTTTGTGATGAAGGATCGTGCGGATCTTGCGATCTTTGAGACGACGAGGATTTTACAGGCGAAGGGTCCGAGGATTAATGGTGATTACCTCCGTGAGGCGATTGAGAGGTGTAGAGTTGTGAAGGATGAGCACGAAATTGCCATGATCCGACATGCGAATATCGTGTCGAGTTATGCGCATGAGCAAGTTCTGGCGAGTGTGACAAGGGCGAGTAATGAGAGGGAGTTGAATGCGGTGTTTGTGATGCACTGTCATGCCAACGGGTGCAAGGAGATGGCGTATGGCTGCATCTGCGCTTCCGGGACGGCTGGATCTACGCTACATTACGTTCACAACGACCAACCGCTGGAAGGAAAGGATAACATCTTATTGGATGCCGGGTGCGAGTATAACTGTTACTGCTCAGATATCACGAGGAGTTTCCCGATTACGAAGGATGGCAAGTTCACGAAGGAGAGTAAGGAGATTTATGATCTGGTGCATCTGATGCAGAGTGAGTGCTTCAAGATGATCAAGGCGGGCGTTATGTGGGAGGACGTGCATATGAAGGCACATATTGTTGCCGCGGAGGGACTCCAGAAGTTGGGGATCTTCAAGAAGGAGTTGAGCATTGAGCAGATTTTGGAGTCACACATCACCACGAGATTCTTCCCACACGGGCTGGGACACTACCTCGGCATGGACACTCACGATTGCGGTGGCAATGCGAACTACGCTGATCCAAACCCATTTTTTGCATACCTTCGTGTGCGAGGAAGGTTGCCGGTCAATTCTGTGGTCACGAATGAGCCAGGTATATACTTCCGAGAGTATCCTATGAGGCAGGAGCTTAAGGATGGCAAGTGGGATGCTGTTGTCGACCAAGGTGTTCTTAGTCGATATTGGCGGGTGGGAGGTATCAGGCTTGAGGATGATATTGTGGTCAAGGAGGATGGATACGAGAATCTCACGACAGTCAGTAGCGATTGGAAGAGTGTGCAGGCTATGGTTAGTGGAAGCCAGCCAGACTTTGTGCCGGCGTAG
- a CDS encoding Acyl-CoA-binding codes for MAPSAEFTKAAEDSKKLKQTPTNDELLELYALYKIGNAEDFEKATKPGMFDLKGKAKYSAWEKEVKAGTTAADAQTKYVAKVKELQGKYGSQ; via the exons ATGGCCCCATCAGCAGAATTCACCAAGGCAGCGGAGGACAGCAAGAAGCTGAAGCAGACCCCAACCAACGACGAGCTGCTCGAG CTCTACGCCCTCTACAAGATCGGAAACGCTGAGGACTTCGAGAAGGCCACCAAGCCGGGCATGTTCGATTTGAAG GGCAAGGCCAAGTACAGCGCATGGGAGAAGGAGGTCAAGGCCGGTACTACTGCAGCCGATGCGCAGACGAAGTATGTGGCCAAGGTCAAGGAGCTACAGGGCAAGTACGGCAGTCAGTAG